The DNA sequence TCCAGTTCGCCGTGCTGATGGGTGGCGCGGTCATCGTCGAAACCGTCTTCGCCTGGCCGGGCGTCGGCAGCCTGGCCGTCTCGGCGATCAACGGCCGCGACGTGTCGCTGGTCGTCGCGTCCACGTTCGTGTTCGCGGTCTTCATCCTGGCCGTCAACCTGCTGGTCGATCTGTCGTACGGGCTGGTCGATCCCCGCGTGCGGCTGACCTGACGGCAGGGTCGGCCACCAGGCACGCTTTCACAATCGAATCGCGTACCTGCGGACAGAAGGGGCACTGCGACCTTTGGAGAGGATCGAGTGGGAACAGTCCACGGTACAGAGCGACGAACATGGCGACGGCCGAGCGGGCTGGTGGCTCGGCTGAATCGATCCTGGCGGGCGGCCTAGATGGCGGCACAGGAGGCTGCGCTTCCGCTGCCCGAGGTGACGCCGGCCGCGCCCACGCGTCGCGCCCGCCCGAGCGCCCTGGCCCGTCTGCGCCGCGACAAGAAGGGGCGAGCCGGCATCGTGCTGCTGGCCTGCCTGCTGGCGCTAGTCTTTCTGGGGCCGGCCCTGCTCGGGCTGGACCCGCTCTACCAGGACCTGCGGGGGCGGTTAGCCCCGCCGCTCGGCTTCGAGAGGGCCGTAGCCGCACACCCGCTCGGCACCGATCAGCTTGGCCGCGACATGCTGGCCCGGCTGCTGGTGGGCGGGCAGATCTCCCTGGCCGTCGGCCTCTCGTCGAGCGTGCTGGCGGCCATCGTCGGCGTCGGCGCCGGGATGCTGGCCGGCTACACCGGGCGGTTCTGGGACGGCGTCATCACCTCCGTTGCCGACGTGCAGCTGACCTTCCCGAACATTCTGCTGGCGCTCTCGGTGATGGTGGTGCTGGGGCCGGGCATCGGCAACCTGATCCTGGTGCTGGTGCTCTCAAGCTGGGTCTTCCAGGCGCGCATCATCCGCGCGGACGTGCTCAGTCTGCGGCATCGGGATTTTGTCGATGCCGGGCGGGCCATCGGGGCCACGGACGGGTACCTGCTCGTGCGCTACATCTTGCCGAACATCTCAGGCGCGGTCCTCGTCCTCTTCACGTTGACGCTGGTGCGGGTGATCCTGGCCGAGGCGTCGCTCTCGTTCCTGGGGCTGGGGATCATGCCGCCGGCCCCCAGCTGGGGCGGCATGCTGGCCGAGGGACGGCAATACCTCTCCAGCGCCTGGTGGGCCGGCACGTTCCCGGGCCTGCTGCTGATGGCGACCATCGTCGCGATCAACCTGATCGGCGACGCCCTGCGCGACATTCTGGACCCGCGCCTGTAGCGTGCGGGTGATGAGGGAGTGGCATCGCACCCGGCGACCGGCCGAGAGGCGTGTCATTCAGAGGCCCTGGCCGCTCGCCGCTGGTGGCGGCCACCGTGACCCTTCCAGGAGGCAGGCTCGATGACCCCCTTCGAACGCGGACGACGCCCGCTGCCGCTGAGTCGGCGGCGCTTCCTGCAGCTCGGTCTGCTGACCACCAGCGGTCTGGCGCTGAGTGTGGCCTGCGCCCCGCAGGCGCCGGCCGCGAAGCCGGCCGAGGCCCCCAAGCCGGCCGCCGAAGCCGCGAAGCCCACGGCCGTCCCGACGATTGCCGCGCCGGTCGCGCCGCAGGCCCAGGCCGCGCCGACCAGCGCGCCGGCCGCCGCCCCGACCAGCGCGCCCGCCGCCAACGCGCCGGCCCAGAAACCGGCCGCCGCCGTCGCCTCGAAGGGCGACCTGACGGTCATCCAACAGTTGCCGATCACCACCCTCGACGCCACGATGGAACAGTCACTGGCGATCCTGAATCCTGCCATCCACATGGCCGATCCGCTGGTCTTCCGCGAGCCGAACGGCAGCGTCAAGCCACACCTGGCGACCGCCTGGACCTACCCGAACGACAAGACGCTGCGCTTCAAGCTGCGCCAGGGCATCAAGTTCCACAACGGCGATCCGCTGACCACTGACGACGTGGCGTTCACGTTCATGCGGCTGCTCGACCCGAAGACCGGCTCGCGGCAGACGCCGGTGCTCACGTCCATCGCCGAGGTCAAGGCTGTGGACGGCGAGACGGTGGACTTCCTGCTCAAGGAGCCGAACGCCACGCTGCTCGGACGGATCAGCATCCTGCCGATCGTCCCGAAGAAGTACTTCGACTCGGTGGGCGGCACCGACGCCTTCGGGCAGAAGCCGATGGGGACCGGGCCGTTCAAGTTCGTGGAGTGGGTCAAGGGCCAGCACGTCGTCATGGAGGCGAACCCGGACTACTGGATGGGCGCGCCGAAGCTGAAGACGATCAAGTACCGGCAGATCGCCGAGGACAACACCCGCGTCACCGAGCTGCTGACCGGCAACGCCGACCTCGTGAACAACGTGCCGCCAGAGCTGGGCCAGAAGGTCAAGGCTGACGCCAAGACCGAGTTGCAGACGGTCCGCGGCCTGAGGAACGTCTACCTGAAGATCAACACCAAGAAGGCGCCGTTCTCCGACCTCAAGGTTCGGCAGGCGTTGAACCACGCCATCGACGTGAAGCTGATCGTCGAGACGGTCCTGGGCGGCAACGCCGTCCCGACGCCGGGCGGCTACATGGGGCCGGGCGTCTGGGGCTACTCGAAGGACGTGGACAAGGAGCGGTATCCGTTCGACCCCGCAAAGGCGAAGGCGCTGCTGGCCGAGGCCGGCGTCAAGCCCGGCAACATCATGATCCTCTCGGCGAAGGGCCGCCTGCTCAACGACGCCGAGGTGGTGCAGGCCATCGCCGGGATGCTCCAGAACGTCGGGTTCAACCCGCAGGTGAACCTGCTCGACTTCACGGTGGTCACCGACGAGTGGAACCGCAAGTACAAGGAGGAGATGGATCTGCACCTCTGGTCGAACGCCAACAACACGGCCGACGCCGACTACAACTACAGCACCAACTTCTACACCAAGAACTCGGGGCTGTACTGGGGGACCGAGGAGTTCGACAAGCGGGTGGTGGCGGCGCGCGGCATCCTGGAACCAGACCCCCGCGACAAGGCGTACCAGGAGATCGCGAAGACGCTGATCGACGAGGCCGTGGCCGTCCCGATGTACGACCAGATGGACAGCTACGGCGTGAGCAAGCGGCTCAAGGGGTTCCAGGCCCGCGCCGACGAGCTGATGTACCTGTACGGGGCGTCCATCGAAGGGTAACGGAGGTGGCCCGCCACACCGCGCCGGGGGCCGGCGCGAGCGTCGACTGCGCCGAGGCGAATCGTCACCTCCCCTCGCCCGCGCACAGGGAGAGGGGGTTGGGGGTGAGGGCGCTCCGGCTTGCGGTCGGCGGGTGGGGGCCTTCTCGTCTTCGGTGGTCAGTCCTCGGACTTGGGGTTGAGCTGCTTCTGGGCGTCCGCGATCAGCCCGAGGCTGCCGCTGCCCGAGCCGAGCAGGCCCGTCCGGACGTAGGTCTCCAGCTTGTCGCGGGTGTCGGCGATGTCCAGGTTCCGCATCGTCAACTGGCCGATGCGGTCCTCAGGCGTGAAGAACATCTCGCCCTTCTCCATCGTCAGCCGCTCGGGCTTGTAGGTCAGGTTCGGGCTGACGGTGTCCAGCAGCGAGTAGTCGTTGCCGCGCCGCAGCTCGACAGTCACCTCGCCGGTGATGGCCCGCGCCACCCAGCGCTGGGCCGTCTCGCGGAGCATCATCGACTGCGGATCGAACCAGCGGCCCTGGTAGAGCAGCCGGCCCAGGCGGCGGCCGTTGTCGCGGTACTGCTCGATGGTGTCCTCGTTGTGGATGCCCGTGACCAGCCGCTCGTAGGCGATGAACAGCAGCGCCATGCCCGGGGCCTCGTAGATGCCACGGCTCTTGGCCTCGATGATGCGGTTCTCGATCTGGTCGCTCATCCCAAGGCCGTGGCGGCCGCCGATGCGGTTGGCCTCGTCCATCAGGGCTACGGGGTCGTCAAACGTCGCGCCGTTGAGGGTGACCGGCTGCCCGTCCTCGAACCCAACCGTCACTTCCTCGGCCTTGATCTGGACGTCATCCTTCCAGAACGCCACGCCCATGATCGGGTCCACGATCTTGACTGAGGTCTTCAGCTCCTCGAGGTCTTTCGCCTCGTGGGTGGCTCCGAGCATGTTGGAGTCGGTCGAGTACGCCTTCTCCAGGCTCATCTTGTAGTCGAAGCCGGCCTTCGCGAGGTACGCCGACATCTCGGCGCGCCCGCCCAGCTCGTCGATGAACGCCTGATCGAGCCACGGCTTGTAGATGCGGAGCTGCGGGTTGACCAGCAGGCCGTAGCGGTAGAACCGCTCGATGTCGTTGCCCTTGAAGGTGCTGCCGTCGCCCCAGATGTGGACCTCGTCCTCGCGCATCGCCAGCACCAGCATCGTGCCGGTCACAGCCCGCCCGAGCGGTGTGGTGTTGAAGTAGGGGACGCCGCCGGTCGAGATGTGGAACGCGCCGCACTGGAGCGCCGCGATGCCCTCGGCCACGAGCTGCTCGCGGCAGTCGATCAGGCGCGCCTTCTCCGCGCCGTACTGCATCGCCTTGCGCGGGATCTCGTCGTAGTCCGGCTCGTCAGGCTGTCCGAGGTTGGCGGTATAGGCGAACGGGATGGCGCCCTTGCCGCGCATCCAGTGGAGCGCGGCGCTGGTGTCGAGGCCGCCCGAAAAGGCGATGCCGACGCGCTC is a window from the Chloroflexota bacterium genome containing:
- a CDS encoding ABC transporter permease; this encodes MAAQEAALPLPEVTPAAPTRRARPSALARLRRDKKGRAGIVLLACLLALVFLGPALLGLDPLYQDLRGRLAPPLGFERAVAAHPLGTDQLGRDMLARLLVGGQISLAVGLSSSVLAAIVGVGAGMLAGYTGRFWDGVITSVADVQLTFPNILLALSVMVVLGPGIGNLILVLVLSSWVFQARIIRADVLSLRHRDFVDAGRAIGATDGYLLVRYILPNISGAVLVLFTLTLVRVILAEASLSFLGLGIMPPAPSWGGMLAEGRQYLSSAWWAGTFPGLLLMATIVAINLIGDALRDILDPRL
- the argG gene encoding argininosuccinate synthase, which gives rise to MSNILQHVPSGERVGIAFSGGLDTSAALHWMRGKGAIPFAYTANLGQPDEPDYDEIPRKAMQYGAEKARLIDCREQLVAEGIAALQCGAFHISTGGVPYFNTTPLGRAVTGTMLVLAMREDEVHIWGDGSTFKGNDIERFYRYGLLVNPQLRIYKPWLDQAFIDELGGRAEMSAYLAKAGFDYKMSLEKAYSTDSNMLGATHEAKDLEELKTSVKIVDPIMGVAFWKDDVQIKAEEVTVGFEDGQPVTLNGATFDDPVALMDEANRIGGRHGLGMSDQIENRIIEAKSRGIYEAPGMALLFIAYERLVTGIHNEDTIEQYRDNGRRLGRLLYQGRWFDPQSMMLRETAQRWVARAITGEVTVELRRGNDYSLLDTVSPNLTYKPERLTMEKGEMFFTPEDRIGQLTMRNLDIADTRDKLETYVRTGLLGSGSGSLGLIADAQKQLNPKSED